From one Culex quinquefasciatus strain JHB chromosome 3, VPISU_Cqui_1.0_pri_paternal, whole genome shotgun sequence genomic stretch:
- the LOC6053962 gene encoding LOW QUALITY PROTEIN: uncharacterized protein LOC6053962 (The sequence of the model RefSeq protein was modified relative to this genomic sequence to represent the inferred CDS: deleted 1 base in 1 codon), which yields MASTLASPPSAAGSTVTPQSVVVLRAPEPPSGAGEKVAEVRTGLKTLSNDLGELLVRNLSLKRNEELVGEVEQNNGDSVSLIGKNRVNNRNSLCDTFSSVNKLIKLKRVSSDLSGYGGGKSLGGSDVHSINPPPQAKFKRVEVCVQELPRELVAPRKSVIVNQFDQLELDEGGEPLVIDQASSELPKVEEGIARRIPGIESSESVGKVVRRRAHHPAKGGRGSTLESVEEEQQRYNRRSLQWPLGLGDWGTEVKIVGQQDEEEEEEFSGDNGEERRGRNRNHFRHSWNAPGYDLLLDEERRSGEDSRRDFASIVHNLAGLRSALTNGGTAHLHHHPQNQHESASLLESPHSPQITAGSGNGGGGPKSTPVVAVPASGCVVPPSSVVPGEGSHVPVSLGGPVPRKRRLEAFLKSLVGRRPSKEPPPAPPAAPPPPPTAAMTPPPLLPSPEIKISRSPSDHNLAEMTRSRLNISTTSLSSVHQRLWSVVPLLKKDVSCTSLAPPKSVPLLGGGSSSSPPTGMRKCETVLALTHSMQTLEQQPIQPKNRLRNCASVATCSRCSSLLSLAAAGSRYSLNLSNGGFVPVPGGTTQTTTTTNSGGTGKHVGSLLRLASTKGSGTSSSSSCSANSSPCASSSSSSSLSKSSTSSGSRTSVTSKAAMLGAGSVPESSSPLVAVATLSRFTCKLCLGEYGSENLTRISQCGCSFCTECMTAYVEFEISEGAYEVSCPDAMCPAQGIITISEITTLASASLVEKHHRYRLNRGKFHLRGIMQLF from the exons ATGGCCTCAACGCTTGCGTCCCCACCATCAGCCGCCGGGTCAACGGTGACTCCGCAGTCGGTTGTGGTTCTTCGCGCGCCGGAACCGCCGTCCGGTGCTGGTGAAAAGGTGGCCGAAGTTCGTACCGGGCTGAAGACCCTTTCGAACGATCTGGGCGAACTGCTGGTTCGCAACCTGAGCCTCAAGCGGAACGAAGAATTGGTCGGTGAGGTAGAACAGAACAACGGTGACAGTGTGAGCTTGATCGGGAAGAATCGGGTGAATAACCGGAACTCGTTGTGCGACACGTTCAGTTCGGTGAACAAGCTGATCAAGCTCAAGCGGGTCTCGAGTGATTTGAGCGGGTACGGCGGTGGGAAGAGTTTGGGAGGGAGTGATGTGCACAGCATAAATCCGCCGCCACAGGCCAAGTTCAAGCGGGTTGAAGTTTGTGTGCAGGAGTTGCCTAGGGAGTTGGTGGCACCGCGGAAGAGTGTCATAGTGAATCAGTTTGACCAGCTGGAGCTGGATGAGGGCGGTGAACCACTTGTGATAGATCAAGCTAGCAGTGAGCTACCGAAGGTAGAGGAAGGAATTGCTCGAAGAATCCCGGGAATTGAGTCTAGTGAAAGTGTTGGGAAAGTAGTTCGTCGTCGGGCTCACCACCCTGCCAAGGGCGGCAGGGGCTCAACGCTGGAGTCCGTTGAGGAAGAGCAGCAGCGGTACAACCGGAGAAGCTTGCAGTGGCCACTGGGCCTGGGGGATTGGGGCACGGAAGTGAAAATTGTCGGCCAACAAGACGAAGAAGAGGAGGAAGAATTTTCGGGTGATAACGGGGAGGAACGC AGGGGAAGAAACCGGAACCACTTTCGGCACTCGTGGAACGCGCCCGGATACGATCTGCTGCTGGACGAGGAGCGGCGCAGCGGAGAGGATTCCAGGAGGGACTTTGCATCGATCGTGCACAACCTGGCTGGCCTACGGAGCGCCCTCACCAATGGGGGAACCGCCCACCTTCACCATCACCCCCAGAACCAGCATGAGTCGGCGTCGCTGCTGGAGTCACCACACTCGCCTCAAATCACCGCCGGATCCGGCAACGGTGGCGGAGGACCCAAATCTACCCCGGTGGTGGCGGTACCGGCTTCCGGCTGTGTCGTTCCACCCTCATCGGTAGTTCCGGGCGAGGGTTCGCACGTGCCAGTTTCGCTCGGAGGTCCCGTTCCGCGCAAACGTCGACTGGAGGCATTTCTCAAAAGTCTGGTCGGCCGGCGACCCTCGAAGGAACCTCCGCCGGCACCTCCCGCGGCGCCGCCACCCCCACCGACTGCTGCAATGACTCCTCCTCCGTTGCTTCCCTCGCCGGAGATTAAAATCAGCAGAAGCCCCTCGGATCACAACCTGGCCGAGATGACGCGAAGTCGACTGAACATTTCCACCACTTCGCTCAGCTCGGTCCATCAGCGGTTGTGGTCCGTGGTGCCACTGCTGAAGAAGGACGTCAGCTGCACCAGTCTGGCCCCGCCCAAGTCGGTTCCGCTGCTGGGCGGGGGTTCCTCCTCCTCGCCCCCAACCGGAATGCGCAAGTGTGAAACGGTCCTCGCGTTAACTCACTCCATGCAAACGCTTGAGCAGCAGCCGATCCAACCGAAGAATCGGCTCCGCAATTGTGCTTCGGTGGCCACGTGCTCCCGTTGTTCTAGTCTTCTATCGCTGGCCGCGGCCGGTTCCCGCTACTCGCTGAACCTGTCCAACGGCGGGTTCGTGCCGGTTCCCGGTGGAACTACtcaaaccaccaccaccaccaactcgGGTGGCACCGGCAAGCACGTCGGCAGCTTGCTTCGACTGGCCTCCACCAAGGGCTCCGGAACGTCCTCGTCCTCCTCGTGCTCGGCAAACTCGTCACCGTGTGCTTCCTCGTCGTCCTCCTCGTCGCTGTCGAAAAGCAGCACCAGCAGCGGAAGCCGGACGTCCGTTACGTCCAAGGCGGCCATGCTGGGGGCTGGCAGTGTTCCCGAAAGTAGTAGTCCTTTGGTGGCGGTGGCGACGCTGTCCAGGTTTACCTGCAAGCTGTGTTTGGGCGAGTACGGATCGGAGAACCTGACCCGGATTTCGCAGTGCGGGTGCTCGTTCTGCACGGAG